Proteins encoded within one genomic window of Brassica rapa cultivar Chiifu-401-42 chromosome A09, CAAS_Brap_v3.01, whole genome shotgun sequence:
- the LOC103837134 gene encoding glutamate--tRNA ligase, cytoplasmic, giving the protein MERIKLSFPADTPPLSVIAALHISSSPVTIDSSSAAATVPTFVFSDGRKLSGTSVLLRYVARSAPSLPTFYGHDAFESSQIDEWVDYACVFASGSEFENACSRVDNYLQSATFLVGHSLSIADVAVWSALSGSGPRWESLRKSKKYQNLVRWFNSISLEYAEPLSKVAAYTVKKGSGKPVAASKSKDQQTDANDKGKPEVDLPGAVMGKVKLRFAPEPSGYLHIGHAKAALLNKYFAERYQGEVIVRFDDTNPAKESNEFVDNLVKDIGTLGIKYERVTYTSDYFPELMDMAEKLMREGKAYVDDTPREQMQKERMDGIDSKCRNHSVEENLKLWKEMIEGSERGLQCCVRGKLDMQDPNKAMRDPVYYRCNPMSHHRIGNKYKIYPTYDFACPFVDSIEGITHALRSSEYHDRNAQYYKVLEDMGLRRVEIYEFSRLNLVYTLLSKRKLLWFVQQGLVGGWDDPRFPTVQGIVRRGLKIEALIQFILEQGASKNLNLMEWDKLWTINKKIIDPVCPRHTAVIEERRVLLTLTDGPDEPFVRLIPKHKKFEGAGEKATTFTKRIWIEGADASAISVGEEVTLMDWGNAIVKEITKDEEGRVTALSGVLNLQGSVKTTKLKLTWLPEIDELVKLTLTDFDYLITKKKLEEDDEVATFVNPYTKKETLALGDSNMRSLKCGDVIQLERKGYYRCDVPFVKPSKPIVLFSIPDGRQHQPLSAAK; this is encoded by the exons ATGGAAAGGATCAAGCTTTCTTTCCCAGCTGACACTCCACCACTCTCAGTCATCGCTGCTCTCCATATCTCATCCTCTCCGGTGACTATCGACTCCTCCTCCGCCGCAGCCACCGTCCCCACCTTCGTCTTCTCCGACGG GCGTAAGCTGAGTGGAACCTCCGTTCTTCTCCGCTACGTTGCTCGATCAGCTCCCTCGCTTCCTACCTTCTACGGCCACGATGCTTTTGAATCTTCTCAG ATTGATGAGTGGGTGGATTATGCTTGTGTCTTCGCCTCTGGCTCTGAGTTTGAGAACGCTTGCTCTCGCGTAGATAACTACCTTCAAAGTGCAACCTTTCTTGTCGGTCATTCTCTTTCCATTGCCGATGTTGCTGTTTGGTCAGCTCTCTCTG GATCGGGTCCAAGATGGGAGAGTTTGAGGAAATCGAAAAAGTATCAGAATCTGGTTAGATGGTTCAACTCTATATCGCTTGAGTACGCCGAGCCTCTCAGCAAGGTAGCAGCATATACTGTGAAGAAAGGCTCAGGGAAGCCTGTTGCTGCATCCAAGTCCAAAGACCAACAAACAGACGCTAATGACAAAGGAAAACCTGAAGTGGACTTGCCTGGTGCAGTCATGGGAAAGGTCAAGCTCCGGTTTGCTCCAGAGCCGAGCGGTTACCTCCACATCGGACACGCGAAAGCTGCGCTGCTGAACAAGTACTTCGCGGAGCGGTACCAAGGGGAAGTCATTGTGCGTTTTGACGACACTAACCCTGCTAAAGAGAGCAACGAGTTTGTTGATAATCTTGTCAAGGACATTGGTACCTTGGGGATCAAGTATGAGAGAGTGACCTACACTTCTGATTATTTCCCTGAGCTGATGGACATGGCGGAGAAGCTTATGCGCGAAGGTAAGGCTTACGTCGACGACACGCCGAGGGAGCAGATGCAGAAAGAGAGGATGGATGGGATTGATTCGAAGTGTAGGAACCATAGCGTTGAGGAGAATCTGAAGCTGTGGAAGGAAATGATTGAGGGAAGTGAGAGAGGGTTACAGTGTTGCGTGCGCGGGAAGTTAGACATGCAAGATCCCAACAAAGCTATGAGAGATCCTGTTTATTACAGATGCAACCCTATGTCTCACCACCGTATAGGGAACAAGTATAAGATATATCCAACGTATGACTTTGCCTGCCCGTTTGTTGATTCTATTGAAGGTATAACGCATGCTCTTCGGTCTAGTGAGTATCATGACAGGAATGCTCAGTACTATAAGGTTCTGGAGGATATGGGATTGAGGAGAGTTGAGATTTATGAGTTTAGCAGGTTGAATCTTGTTTACACTCTTTTGAGTAAGCGGAAGCTTCTATGGTTTGTTCAGCAAGGGTTGGTTGGTGGGTGGGATGATCCTCGCTTCCCTACAGTGCAAGGCATTGTTCGTAGAGGTTTGAAAATTGAGGCTCTGATTCAGTTCATTCTCGAGCAG GGTGCTTCCAAGAATCTAAACTTGATGGAATGGGACAAGCTGTGGACTATTAACAAGAAGATCATCGACCCTGTGTGTCCTAGACACACGGCTGTGATTGAAGAGCGGCGTGTACTGTTGACATTAACCGATGGTCCTGATGAGCCGTTTGTCCGTTTAATACCAAAGCACAAGAAGTTCGAAGGTGCCGGAGAGAAGGCTACCACTTTCACCAAGAGGATATGGATAGAGGGAGCTGATGCGAGCGCCATCTCTGTTGGTGAGGAAGTGACTTTGATGGATTGGGGAAACGCCATTGTTAAAGAGATTACTAAAGACGAGGAAGGTCGTGTCACTGCGTTATCTGGCGTTTTGAATCTCCAAGGATCTGTGAAGACTACAAAGCTGAAGCTCACATGGTTGCCTGAGATTGATGAGTTGGTCAAGCTCACATTAACAGATTTTGATTACTTAATCACCAAGAAGAAG CTGGAGGAAGATGATGAGGTTGCTACATTTGTGAATCCTTACACGAAGAAGGAAACATTAGCACTTGGTGATTCTAATATGAGGAGTCTGAAGTGTGGAGATGTGATTCAGCTTGAGAGGAAAGGCTATTACAGATGTGATGTTCCTTTTGTCAAACCTTCAAAGCCCATTGTCTTATTCTCAATTCCAGATGGAAGGCAACACCAGCCACTCTCTGCTGCTAAGTGA
- the LOC103837136 gene encoding transcription factor MYB86 translates to MGRHSCCYKQKLRKGLWSPEEDEKLLNYISRHGHGCWSSVPKLAGLQRCGKSCRLRWINYLRPDLKRGAFSQDEECLIIELHAALGNRWSQIATRLPGRTDNEIKNFWNSCLKKKLRRKGIDPTTHKPLISDLQTLNVINQKLTSSEVLKSTGLLNNPHDQSMIVSSQPGSWWFPNQNAAFCLSSNTVSDQIVSLISSMSTSSSTTPITSLNPVPELNYCNNTVPSPTNSIYSAFFGNNYTEASQINNNNNNHVVNHPHDQDMKSWASEILHYNQSSETGLEAEVKPDIAKYYWRSASASSSPNENAEALLHDADIEWYAKNLQKVHNMAFDQSL, encoded by the exons ATGGGAAGACATTCTTGTTGTTATAAGCAAAAGCTTAGAAAAGGCCTTTGGTCTcctgaagaagatgaaaaaCTTCTCAATTACATAAGTAGACATGGTCATGGCTGTTGGAGTTCTGTCCCCAAGCTCGCAG GTTTGCAGAGATGTGGAAAGAGTTGTAGACTTAGGTGGATAAACTATTTGAGACCAGACTTAAAAAGGGGAGCTTTCTCTCAAGACGAAGAATGCTTGATCATTGAGCTCCACGCTGCGTTAGGCAACAG ATGGTCTCAGATCGCAACTAGGTTACCAGGAAGAACAGACAACGAGATCAAAAACTTTTGGAACTCATGTCTTAAGAAGAAGCTGAGAAGAAAAGGCATCGACCCAACTACACACAAACCCTTAATAAGCGATCTTCAAACTCTTAACGTCATAAATCAGAAGCTGACGTCATCCGAAGTACTAAAGTCAACGGGTTTGTTAAACAATCCACATGATCAGTCAATGATCGTCTCATCGCAACCAGGTTCATGGTGGTTCCCGAATCAAAACGCTGCGTTTTGCTTAAGTTCAAATACGGTTTCAGACCAGATCGTATCTTTAATCTCTTCAATGTCCACGTCATCATCTACGACACCAATTACTTCATTAAACCCTGTTCCTGAACTCAATTACTGCAACAACACAGTTCCATCTCCCACCAACAGTATCTACAGTGCTTTCTTTGGTAATAATTACACAGAAGCTAGCCAAatcaacaataataataataatcatgtAGTGAATCATCCTCATGATCAAGACATGAAGTCATGGGCATCGGAGATACTTCATTACAACCAAAGCTCAGAAACTGGTTTAGAAGCAGAGGTGAAGCCAGATATTGCCAAGTACTATTGGAGATCAGCATCAGCATCGTCATCACCAAACGAAAACGCTGAGGCATTACTACATGATGCTGACATTGAGTGGTATGCTAAAAATCTTCAAAAAGTTCATAACATGGCGTTTGATCAGAGCCTTTAG
- the LOC103837131 gene encoding uncharacterized protein LOC103837131 codes for MLQITGKYRSRSSCRYQKLGHHYEKATTRTIRHNWGKKIEGRSKGFRLNRPRRLVLKALVLPRRISSIYARITDKMNMEGFYSNLVLFSHWGFPIVLEKKLTF; via the coding sequence ATGCTACAGATTACTGGTAAGTACCGGTCAAGATCATCGTGCCGGTACCAAAAGCTAGGTCATCATTACGAGAAGGCGACGACAAGAACTATAAGACATAACTGGGGGAAGAAGATCGAGGGCAGGTCAAAAGGGTTTAGACTAAACCGACCAAGGAGGCTGGTTCTTAAGGCATTGGTTTTACCAAGAAGGATCTCGAGCATTTACGCTAGGATCACAGATAAAATGAACATGGAAGGTTTTTATTCCAATCTCGTTCTCTTTTCTCACTGGGGCTTCCCTATTGTATTAGAGAAAAAGCTCACATTTTGA
- the LOC103837130 gene encoding uncharacterized protein LOC103837130: MAGKMCMVMALIMMGCVLQACNGANVDESQPTEDSKLVCFRTCSIACGKQNKPCYDECLTKCGLPQRPATPSSPSTTA, translated from the coding sequence ATGGCGGGAAAAATGTGTATGGTGATGGCACTTATCATGATGGGGTGTGTTTTACAAGCATGCAATGGAGCCAATGTTGATGAGAGCCAACCAACAGAAGATTCAAAGCTCGTTTGCTTCAGGACCTGTTCCATAGCCTGTGGCAAACAAAACAAACCTTGTTACGATGAATGTTTGACCAAATGTGGTCTCCCACAACGACCAGCAACACCTTCATCACCTTCTACCACCGCTTGA
- the LOC103837135 gene encoding pectin acetylesterase 10 — MRKIFLLGFVVTVLILGTDANGYLEFNVTELDHIEELEYGVSKSISSFNPLMVGLTLITGAGAKGAVCLDGTLPGYHLHRGHGSGANSWLIQLEGGGWCDNIRNCVYRKKSRRGSSNYMEKQIQFTGILSDKAQENPDFFNWNRVKLRYCDGGSFSGDSQNKAAGLQFRGERIWRAAMDDLETKGMQNAKQALLSGCSAGGLAVILRCDEFSNLFSRTTKVKCLSDAGLFLDTPDVSGGHTIRNLYNGVVQLQGVRNNLPHMCTDHLNPTSCFFPQNLISEMKTPLFIVNAAYDIWQVQSSLAPPSADPSGYWHECRLNHGRCTPAQILFLQGFRDQMLRAVSGFLNARKNGLFINSCFAHCQTERQDTWFADDSPVINKKAVATAVGDWYFDRAEVKLIDCPYPCDRSCHNLVFR; from the exons ATGAGGAAGATTTTCTTGTTAGGTTTTGTGGTCACAGTGCTGATTCTTGGCACTGACGCAAATGGATATCTAGAGTTCAATGTCACAGAGTTAGATCACATTGAGGAACTAGAGTATGGTGTCTCCAAATCTATCTCCAGTTTCAACCCATTAATGGTTGGCCTCACACTTATCACTGGAGCTGGTGCCAAAGGAGCTG TTTGTTTGGATGGAACATTGCCTGGATATCATTTACACCGTGGACATGGATCAGGAGCCAATAGCTGGCTAATTCAACTAGAG GGAGGAGGATGGTGTGACAACATAAGGAACTGTGTATACCGAAAGAAGAGTCGTCGTGGATCCTCTAACTATATGGAGAAACAGATACAGTTTACAGGCATACTTAGCGATAAAGCTCAAGAAAATCCAG ATTTTTTCAACTGGAATAGAGTCAAGCTTCGTTACTGTGATGGTGGTTCCTTCAGTGGAGATAGTCAGAACAAG GCTGCAGGGCTTCAGTTTAGAGGAGAGAGGATATGGAGAGCAGCAATGGATGATTTGGAAACAAAGGGAATGCAAAATGCCAAACAG GCACTTCTATCTGGATGCTCTGCAGGTGGTCTAGCAGTGATTTTACGTTGTGATGAATTCAGTAACTTGTTTTCAAGAACCACCAAAGTCAAATGCTTAAGCGATGCAGGCTTGTTCTTGGACAC GCCTGATGTGTCTGGTGGCCATACCATTAGGAATCTATATAACGGCGTTGTGCAGCTGCAG GGAGTGAGGAACAATCTACCACATATGTGCACAGACCATCTCAATCCAACTTCT TGTTTCTTCCCTCAAAACTTGATCAGTGAGATGAAAACCCCTCTCTTTATTGTCAATGCAGCTTATGATATTTGGCAG GTTCAAAGCAGTCTTGCTCCACCAAGTGCAGATCCTAGTGGTTATTGGCATGAATGCAGATTAAACCATGGAAGATGCACTCCAGCACAGATACTGTTCTTGCAAG GGTTTAGAGATCAGATGCTGAGGGCTGTGAGCGGATTCTTGAATGCAAGAAAGAACGGTTTGTTTATAAACTCATGTTTTGCTCATTGCCAAACCGAAAGGCAAGACACTTGGTTCGCTGATGATTCGCCTGTTATCAACAAGAAG GCGGTGGCGACAGCGGTTGGAGATTGGTATTTTGATAGAGCAGAGGTGAAGCTAATAGATTGTCCATACCCTTGTGATAGGAGCTGCCACAATCTTGTCTTCAGATGA
- the LOC103837133 gene encoding probable germin-like protein subfamily 2 member 5: MASTATHLVVVVTMLVSAMAVAESNMLQDFCVADLSNAVKVNGYTCKDSTQVTPEDFYFQGLATAKAAANSSTGAIVTGATVEKLPGLNTLGLSMSRIDYAPNGLNPPHVHPRASEVIFVLEGQLYVGFVTTAGKLVAKYINKGEVFVFPKGLLHFQKNIAGSAPASVLAAFDSQLPGTQSLVASLFGALPDNILVESFKIKPKQVKTIKSRYQPKK, translated from the exons ATGGCGTCTACAGCGACccatcttgttgttgttgtcaccATGTTGGTCTCAGCCATGGCCGTAGCAGAATCCAACATGCTTCAAGATTTTTGTGTTGCTGATTTGTCCAATG CGGTCAAGGTCAACGGATACACATGCAAGGACTCAACACAAGTAACACCTGAAGACTTCTACTTCCAAGGCTTAGCCACAGCCAAAGCAGCTGCAAACTCCTCCACTGGAGCCATTGTAACCGGCGCCACAGTGGAGAAGCTGCCAGGACTCAACACTCTCGGCCTCTCCATGTCTCGCATAGACTACGCACCAAACGGTCTAAACCCACCTCACGTTCACCCGCGTGCCTCTGAGGTCATCTTCGTCCTAGAGGGTCAGCTCTACGTGGGGTTCGTAACAACCGCAGGGAAACTAGTAGCTAAATACATTAACAAAGGAGAAGTGTTCGTTTTCCCCAAAGGGCTTCTCCATTTCCAGAAGAACATTGCTGGATCAGCTCCAGCTTCTGTACTAGCAGCTTTTGATAGCCAGTTGCCTGGAACACAGTCGCTTGTGGCGTCTCTCTTTGGAGCTCTTCCTGACAACATTCTCGTTGAGTCATTCAAGATCAAACCCAAACAGGTTAAGACAATCAAGTCAAGATACCAACCAAAGAAATGA
- the LOC103837129 gene encoding DEAD-box ATP-dependent RNA helicase 3, chloroplastic: protein MASTVGVPSLYQVPHLETSKPTSKKRSTSLSLSLDNPFFSSPLSLRRTRLIHSSLLPPSAVATPNSVLSEEAFKSLGLSDEFDLEEGSSSEDDAEELAISKLRLPQRLGESLEKRGITHLFPIQRAVLVPALEGRDIIARAKTGTGKTLAFGIPIIKRLTEQSGDYSAFRKSGRLPKFLVLAPTRELAKQVEKEIKESAPYLSTVCVYGGVSYTIQQSALSRGVDVVVGTPGRIIDLIEGRSLKLGEVEYLVLDEADQMLAVGFEEAVESILENLPQKRQSMLFSATMPTWVKKLARKYLDNPLNIDLVGDQDEKLAEGIKLYAISATSTSKRTILSDLITVYAKGGKTIVFTQTKRDADEVSLALSNSIASEALHGDISQHQRERTLNGFRQGKFTVLVATDVASRGLDIPNVDLVIHYELPNDPETFVHRSGRTGRAGKEGSAILMHSSSQKRTVRSLERDVGCRFEFISPPTVGDLLEASADQLVATLNGVHPESIKFFSATAQKLFEEKGTDALAAALAHLSGFSQPPSSRSLLSHEQGWVTLQLIRDPTNARGFLSARSVTGFLSDVYRPAADEVGKIFMIADERVQGAVFDLPEDIAKELLEKEVPEGNSLSMITKLPPLQDDGPSSDNYGRFSSRDRMPRGGGGSRGSRFGGRGGSSRGRDDDRRSRSSGGGGSSWSRDGGGSRGSSDGWLIGGGSDRRPSSSSRGPSRERSFGGACFTCGSSGHRAADCPDKRGF, encoded by the exons ATGGCGTCGACGGTGGGAGTCCCATCACTATACCAAGTCCCTCACCTTGAAACCTCCAAACCCACTTCCAAGAAGAGGTCCACTtccttatctctctctctagataACCCTTTCTTCTCCTCTCCCTTATCTCTCCGAAGAACTCGTCTTATCCACTCTTCACTCCTTCCTCCCTCCGCCGTGGCCACTCCCAACTCCGTTCTCAGCGAGGAAGCTTTCAAAAGCCTCGGCCTTTCGGACGAGTTCGACCTCGAGGAGGGCTCCTCCTCCGAAGACGATGCTGAAGAGCTCGCTATCTCGAAGCTTCGTTTGCCGCAGCGTCTCGGCGAGTCTCTGGAGAAGCGTGGTATCACTCACCTCTTCCCCATTCAG AGGGCTGTGTTGGTTCCTGCGCTGGAAGGACGAGACATTATAGCTCGTGCAAAGACGGGAACTGGGAAGACTTTGGCTTTCGGTATCCCTATCATCAAACGCCTCACTGAACAATCTGGAGACTACTCTGCTTTCAG GAAGTCTGGTCGTCTTCCTAAGTTCCTTGTACTTGCGCCTACACGAGAACTAGCTAAGCAAGTGGAGAAGGAGATTAAGGAGTCTGCACCTTATCTAAGCACCGTTTGTGTATACGGTGGTGTCTCCTACACCATTCAGCAGAGTGCTTTGTCACGTGGCGTTGATGTTGTTGTTGGAACTCCTGGAAGGATCATTGACTTGATAGAAGGAAGGAGCCTCAAACTGGGTGAAGTTGAGTACTTGGTTCTTGACGAAGCTGACCAGATGCTTGCTGTTGGTTTTGAGGAAGCTGTGGAATCGATTCTTGAGAATCTCCCACAGAAGAGACAGAGTATGCTTTTCTCAGCAACTATGCCTACTTGGGTGAAGAAGTTGGCGAGGAAGTATCTTGACAATCCCTTGAATATCGATCTG GTTGGTGACCAAGATGAGAAGCTTGCGGAGGGGATCAAGCTTTATGCAATCTCAGCGACATCAACATCAAAGCGCACTATTCTAAGCGACCTTATAACA GTATATGCAAAGGGTGGCAAGACCATTGTTTTTACCCAAACAAAAAGAGATGCAGATGAGGTCTCTCTAGCATTATCAAACAGCATAGCTTCTGAAGCACTTCATGGAGATATCTCTCAGCATCAAAGAGAAAGAACGCTCAACGGTTTCCGCCAAGGGAAATTCACAGTTCTAGTTGCTACTGATGTTGCGTCTCGTGGACTTGACATCCCAAACGTAGATCTA GTTATCCACTACGAACTTCCTAATGACCCTGAGACTTTTGTGCACCGGTCTGGTCGTACCGGGCGTGCAGGGAAAGAAGGCTCAGCTATTCTAATGCACTCTAGTAGCCAGAAGAGAACGGTGAGGTCTCTGGAGCGTGACGTAGGCTGCAGATTTGAGTTTATTAGCCCACCAACTGTTGGAGACTTGTTGGAGGCGTCAGCAGACCAATTGGTGGCCACTCTGAACGGCGTTCACCCTGAGTCTATAAAGTTTTTCTCAGCAACTGCTCAAAAACTATTTGAGGAAAAAGGAACAGATGCCTTAGCTGCAGCTCTGGCTCACCTGAGCGGTTTCTCTCAGCCACCTTCATCTAGATCTCTCCTCAGTCATGAGCAG GGATGGGTAACTTTGCAGTTGATACGAGATCCAACAAACGCTAGAGGCTTCCTGTCTGCGAGGTCTGTCACTGGTTTTCTTTCAGATGTTTACCGTCCAGCTGCAGATGAAGTTGGAAAAATCTTCATGATCGCAGATGAAAGG GTGCAAGGGGCTGTTTTTGATCTGCCAGAGGACATAGCTAAAGAGCTGTTAGAGAAAGAAGTGCCAGAAGGAAACAGTTTATCCATGATTACAAAG TTGCCTCCGTTGCAAGATGATGGACCGTCTAGTGATAACTATGGACGGTTCTCTAGCAGAGACAGGATGCctagaggaggaggaggttcaAGAGGGTCGAGATTTGGCGGTCGAGGAGGCTCATCACGAGGACGTGATGATGATAGAAGAAGTAGAAGCAGTGGTGGTGGAGGAAGCAGCTGGTCCCGTGATGGTGGTGGTTCCAGAGGAAGTTctgatggttggttgattggtGGTGGTAGTGACAGAAGACCATCATCAAGCAGCAGAGGTCCTTCCCGGGAGAG GAGTTTTGGCGGTGCTTGCTTCACTTGTGGAAGCTCAGGACACAGGGCAGCTGATTGTCCTGATAAGAGAGGGTTTTAA
- the LOC103837132 gene encoding uncharacterized protein LOC103837132, which produces MVLISATMRYLFLTISPMFFFLLTILASTEPRPTPILRHDNQSSDLFSAISDMRRESYYGFVTLLHILNDTDFVRSQEITFLMPNDEDISQADMSQESLETFILRHTIPAWLMINHMLRFPNKTLVPCSIPDRMFTITKSGGSGLFVNNARIVSPNICQNSRISCHGISNVIMFNEDSFPKGRLSPKMLSSRINSSRH; this is translated from the coding sequence ATGGTTTTAATATCAGCTACTATGAGATATCTCTTCCTAACAATATCTCCCatgttcttcttccttcttaCGATCCTTGCATCCACCGAGCCACGTCCAACTCCCATACTAAGACATGACAACCAAAGCAGCGACCTCTTCTCCGCCATTTCCGACATGAGAAGAGAATCGTACTACGGTTTTGTCACACTTCTCCATATCCTCAACGATACAGATTTCGTCAGGAGCCAAGAGATCACTTTCTTGATGCCTAACGACGAGGATATATCTCAAGCGGACATGAGTCAAGAGAGTCTTGAGACGTTCATCTTAAGACACACGATCCCAGCATGGCTTATGATCAACCACATGCTTCGCTTCCCTAACAAGACTCTTGTCCCTTGTAGCATCCCTGATAGAATGTTCACCATTACAAAGTCAGGCGGGTCGGGACTTTTTGTGAATAATGCGAGGATTGTTTCTCCTAATATTTGTCAGAACTCTCGCATATCGTGCCATGGAATCAGCAATGTTATTATGTTCAATGAAGACTCGTTTCCAAAGGGAAGGTTATCACCCAAAATGTTATCATCAAGAATCAATTCGTCGAGGCACTGA